In the genome of Taurinivorans muris, one region contains:
- a CDS encoding Na+/H+ antiporter NhaC family protein — protein sequence MDPYYAGWLSIVPPVLAIVLALITKEVFSSLLLGILSGALIYSIGVDADFVAIHTIDVTFKTMAERIDFNIILFCSLLGALVYVISLAGGTKAYGVWATKRIRSRKAAMLSTGGLGAAIFIDDYFNCLTVGTVMRPVTDNYKISRAKLAYIIDSTAAPICIIAPISSWAAAVGSNLKATGAFDSDFAAFVATIPYNFYAILALVMVFMVCMGNFDFGPMFKAEKQAREEGVIGDTDNQNHQLNASNRGTIYDMLIPIVSLIVFATLALLYSGGYFGDDPAYHTLGAAFGNCSAAPSLVWGSFGALTVAFFLFVPRGLLTLHSFMDGATEGIKAMLPANMILVLAWTISGVCRNLLQTPEFVKTLFEADGGATAGFLPAFIFIVAGFLSFSTGTAWGTFGILIPIVVPVAQAINPEIITVCLSATLAGSVFGDHCSPISDTTILSSAGAGCNHVQHVSTQLGYAIIVAACSLAGYIIAGFTDANIWLSLGGALLMLVITVSILHMRSAKLA from the coding sequence ATGGACCCATATTATGCAGGGTGGCTTTCCATTGTTCCACCTGTTTTGGCTATTGTGCTCGCCCTTATCACCAAAGAAGTCTTTTCTTCGCTTCTTCTCGGTATTTTAAGCGGCGCACTGATTTATTCCATTGGCGTTGATGCCGATTTCGTAGCTATCCACACTATTGACGTGACGTTCAAAACCATGGCTGAAAGAATCGATTTCAACATCATTCTTTTCTGCAGTCTGCTCGGAGCGTTGGTTTACGTTATTTCTTTGGCGGGCGGCACAAAAGCTTACGGCGTTTGGGCTACAAAACGCATTCGCAGCAGAAAAGCCGCCATGCTCTCCACCGGAGGACTCGGAGCAGCCATTTTCATTGACGATTATTTCAACTGCCTTACCGTGGGTACCGTTATGCGTCCCGTGACGGACAACTATAAAATTTCCCGCGCAAAATTAGCCTATATCATCGACTCCACAGCCGCCCCCATCTGCATTATCGCACCTATTTCAAGCTGGGCAGCCGCAGTTGGCAGCAACCTTAAGGCGACCGGCGCTTTCGACAGCGATTTTGCGGCGTTTGTAGCGACCATTCCTTATAACTTTTACGCTATCTTGGCTCTTGTCATGGTCTTCATGGTCTGCATGGGGAACTTCGATTTCGGTCCCATGTTCAAAGCGGAAAAACAAGCCCGTGAAGAAGGCGTCATCGGCGATACGGATAATCAGAACCATCAGCTCAACGCCTCCAACCGCGGCACTATTTACGACATGCTCATCCCCATTGTCAGCCTGATTGTTTTCGCCACCCTCGCCCTTTTATACAGCGGCGGGTATTTCGGCGACGACCCCGCCTACCATACCCTGGGAGCCGCCTTCGGGAACTGTTCCGCCGCACCTTCCTTGGTTTGGGGCAGTTTCGGAGCTTTGACCGTCGCGTTTTTCCTTTTCGTACCCCGCGGTCTCTTGACACTGCATTCCTTTATGGACGGCGCAACGGAAGGTATCAAAGCCATGCTCCCCGCAAATATGATTTTGGTGCTCGCATGGACTATCAGCGGTGTTTGCCGCAACCTCCTGCAAACCCCAGAGTTTGTAAAAACCCTGTTTGAAGCCGACGGCGGAGCAACTGCCGGCTTCCTGCCCGCATTCATCTTTATCGTGGCAGGCTTCTTAAGCTTCTCAACCGGTACGGCTTGGGGAACCTTCGGTATCTTAATTCCGATAGTCGTTCCCGTGGCGCAGGCTATCAATCCGGAAATCATTACGGTTTGCCTTTCCGCAACCTTGGCAGGTTCCGTTTTCGGCGACCACTGCTCCCCCATTTCCGACACAACCATTCTTTCCAGCGCAGGCGCGGGCTGCAACCATGTGCAGCACGTTTCCACACAGCTGGGTTATGCCATAATCGTTGCCGCATGCAGTTTGGCAGGCTATATCATCGCAGGCTTCACAGATGCGAATATTTGGCTCAGCCTCGGCGGCGCTTTGCTCATGCTGGTCATAACCGTTTCAATCCTGCACATGCGAAGTGCGAAGCTGGCATAA
- a CDS encoding Spy/CpxP family protein refolding chaperone codes for MKKSMIFGTLAIMAMTAAGAGIAGAHNPYHDGYRSGYHRNYEYGHGNYGCDGYRTPHMFRGRNNAYYNDNYQENTLTKEQISQLDEMREKHFKTMQPLFEELRLKNMELDVFRSNPNVKPDQLDKLVREIIALENKVDSERQNFRSQIGEKFGIEYSRGMGRPMYRMYDNGN; via the coding sequence ATGAAAAAAAGCATGATTTTCGGAACACTGGCAATTATGGCGATGACAGCGGCAGGCGCAGGCATAGCCGGCGCCCATAACCCTTATCATGACGGATACCGCAGCGGATACCACCGCAATTATGAATACGGACACGGCAATTACGGCTGCGACGGTTACAGGACCCCCCATATGTTCCGCGGCAGAAACAACGCCTATTACAATGACAATTATCAGGAAAACACACTCACAAAAGAACAAATCAGCCAATTGGACGAAATGCGTGAAAAGCACTTCAAAACCATGCAGCCTCTTTTTGAGGAACTTCGTCTAAAAAATATGGAACTTGACGTATTCCGCAGCAATCCCAATGTAAAACCGGACCAGCTGGACAAACTTGTCAGAGAAATCATTGCGCTTGAAAACAAAGTTGATTCCGAAAGACAAAATTTCAGAAGCCAAATAGGAGAAAAATTCGGCATTGAATATTCCCGCGGCATGGGCAGACCGATGTACAGAATGTACGATAACGGCAATTAA
- a CDS encoding class I SAM-dependent methyltransferase produces MMCYKEEDSVHFSHIGRQWHIYRADMETLWENMDNDREALQAFYDDERLPYWAELWGSSFGLASWLWRNRDILKGLSCMDLGCGLGFTALCGVHCGAKVLACDYEENALNLARFNALKNTVPFCDDIRKFEEANSASLCTLKLDWRNPCVEQKAFSFIWAADIAYEKKSMPEILTFLDYALTDEGLFWIAEPGRSIYQHFLTEANNFSFSVEKVYAEISPKISEHILPAGVNVWELRRK; encoded by the coding sequence ATGATGTGTTACAAAGAAGAAGACAGCGTGCATTTTTCGCATATAGGCAGGCAGTGGCATATTTACCGCGCGGACATGGAAACCCTGTGGGAGAATATGGATAATGATCGGGAAGCCTTGCAGGCGTTTTATGATGATGAACGTTTGCCCTATTGGGCGGAATTATGGGGTTCCAGTTTCGGGCTTGCCTCGTGGCTTTGGCGGAACAGGGATATTTTAAAAGGGCTGTCCTGCATGGATTTGGGGTGCGGTTTAGGGTTCACCGCTCTTTGCGGCGTGCACTGCGGGGCTAAAGTCTTAGCCTGCGATTATGAAGAAAACGCCTTAAACTTAGCCCGTTTCAACGCCTTGAAAAACACAGTGCCTTTTTGTGACGATATTCGGAAATTTGAAGAAGCAAACTCGGCTTCACTCTGCACGCTGAAACTTGATTGGCGAAATCCGTGCGTTGAGCAAAAAGCGTTTTCCTTTATTTGGGCGGCTGATATTGCGTATGAAAAAAAATCCATGCCGGAAATTCTGACGTTTCTCGATTATGCGTTAACCGATGAGGGCTTATTCTGGATAGCGGAACCGGGCAGAAGTATTTATCAGCATTTTTTAACGGAAGCGAATAATTTTTCTTTTTCCGTAGAAAAAGTGTATGCGGAGATAAGTCCGAAAATTTCCGAACATATTTTGCCTGCCGGCGTGAATGTTTGGGAACTGCGGAGAAAATAA